CGCCAGCACCAGCAGCGCCACCAGCACACCCACCACCCCGGGCGGCGCCCCGGCGGCGCGCACGCCGGCCTCCAGCGTGGGCGCCAGCGCCTTGGCCAGCCCCACCACCGCCACCAGTGACAGCATCAGCAACGCCAGCCCGGCCAGCGCCGCCGCGTTGGACGGCGGCGCAGCGTGCTCGCTGCTGGAGGGCGCGGTGCCATCCGCGTCGGGCAGCGGCAGGAAGTAGTCGCGGTGCCGCACCGTCTGCACGAAGACGAAGGCACCGTACAGAACGAGTGAAGCCACCCCCGCCAGCGCCAGCTGCGCGGGCGAGAAGGTCGGCCCGGGCGACGAGGTGGTGTACACCGGCAACACCAGCGTCAGCACCGACAGCGCCAGCAGCACCGCCAGCGTCGGCCCGGTCCCGTCGACGCGGAAGGCCACCACCCGGTGGCGCAGCCCGCCCAGCAGCAGGCACAGCCCGACGACGCCGTTGGTGACGATCATGATCGCGGCGAACACCGTGTCGCGCGGCAGCGCGGCCGCCTGCGCGCCGCCGGCCAGCATCAGCGAGACGACCAGCGCCACCTCGATCACCGTGACCGCCAGCGCAAGCACCAGGGTGCCGAAGGGCTCGCCGACGCGGTGCGCCACCACCTCGGCGTGGTGCACCGCCGCCAACACGGCGGCGATGAGCCCGACCGCCGCCGCCATCAGCGTCCAGGCCCCGTCGAAGGCGCCCGCCAGGCCCAGCGCCAGCAGCCCCAGCCCCGGCAGCAGCAGGCTCCAGAGCGGCAGGGCGGGCGGGAGGTTCAGGTGGGGCCGACGCATGCGCCGCAGTATGCGGGCGGAGGCAAAGCAGGCGCGGCGGCGGGTGCTTCGGCGGCGGGTGCTGCGCCCCTCAGGCCTGCGCCTCCCGGGCCATCGCGGCCAGGATCCCCGCCGGTTCGGCCGGTGCCCCTGCGAGCAGCGCCTCCAGCGCCTGATGCGCCACCCCGTAGTGCGCCTTCAGCGCCTGCACCTGCGCGAGCAACGCCTGCCGTTGTGACTCGGGCAGTGGCTGGGCGCGGCGCACCGCCAGCACCATCTTGTTCTTGCTGGTGTGCTCGGGCGAGATGAACTCGAAGACCTGGGCGTCGTAGCCGCTGGCCTGCAGCAGCAGGGCGCGCAGCGTGTCGGTGAGCATTTCGGCCTGCTCGGTCATGTGGATGCCGTGGCGCAGCATGGGCTGCAGCAGCGGCGGCGCCTTCATCTGCGGGCGCAACTCCTTGTGGCAGCAGGGCGAGCACAGGATGATGGCCGCGCCCGCCAGCACGCCGCGGTGCATCGCCACATCGGTGGCGGTGTCGCAGGCGTGCAGCGCGATCATGATGTCGATCGGCCGGGCCGCGAAGCTGCGCACATCGCCGGTGGCGAAATGCAGCGAGCCGCCGTCCTCACTTTGCCCCGGCGCCATGCCGAGTCGCGCCGCAGCGTCGTTGCACAGCGTGGTCAGGTCCGGCCGCAGCTCGACGCCGATGACCTCTGGCACCCGGCCGGCGCCGCGCAGCATGTGGTGCACCGCAAAAGTCAGGTAGCCCTTGCCGGCACCGAAGTCCAGCACCCGCACGGGCTGAGCAGCATCGCGCTGCGCCAGCGGCGACTGGGCGATGGCGTGCTCCAGCACCTCGACGAACTTGTTGATCTGCCGCCACTTGCGCGCCATCGCCGGCACCAGGCGCTGCTGCGCGTCGGTGACGCCCAGCTCGGCCAGGAAGGGTGTGTCCAGCGACAGCGCATGGCGCTTCGCCCGGTCGTGCGCGGTGACGGTGGTGGCCCCCTCATCGGCGACACCCTCGTCCGACGCAGCGCCAGCCCCCGCCGCAGGCGCTGCGACCTTGCCGATGCGCAGCCCCCACTGTCCCTTGCGGCTCATCATCAGCTGGATGTCGTGCCCGCGGGTGACCAGGTGGGCGTGGTGGAACTGCTGCGCCACCCCCCGCGCCACCTCCTCCACCGCCTCGTCCAGCGGCAGGTTCTTGGTGATGTCCTTGGTCCGATGCCGCCAGACCATCGACAGGTGCTCCACCCCGCGCAGCAGCACCCGCCGCGCCAGCAGCTTTTCCAGCGAGGGCTCGGCATCGTGCGGCCGGCCCAGCACCAGCCGCTGGAAGCTGCCGTCGGCCAGGCTCTGGCGCAGCCGGACGATGAACTTCTGCGGCTCGGTGAGCGACACCGCGGCAGCGGGGCGGGATTCGGCGGTGGGCGAATGCATGGTGCAATTGTCCTCCCCGCACCCGCGCCCTAGACTGAAGCCTCCCGCCGCGGAGAAACCCATGCCCGATCCGCACACGCTCCAGCGCTTCGTCGACGCCCAGGCCCCCGTCTGGCCGCAGGTGCACGCCGAACTCGCCGCGGGCGCCAAGCGCAGCCACTGGATGTGGTTCATCTTCCCGCAGCTGCGCGGCCTGGGCCGCAGCGAGACGGCGCGCTTCTACGGTATCGGCGACCTGGACGAAGCCCGCGCCTGGTGGGCCCACCCGCTGCTGGGCCCGCGCCTGCGCGAGGCCTTCGGCCTGCTGGCCGCGCTGCCGTCGACGCTCAGTGCCGAGCAAGTGCTCGGCCCGGTGGATGCGCTGAAGCTGCGCTCCTGCCTGACGCTGTTCGAGGCGGTGGCGCCCGAGGAGGCGGTGTTGGGTGTGCTGCTGGCACGCTGGTACGGAGGCCGGCGGGATGCGGCCACGCAGGAACGGCTGGGCGCCGCCTGAGCGGGCGAAAAACCGGCAAATTCGTTCCATTCCCGTTAAGCTGCGCAGCGAGGCGTCCCTCGACGGCAACCGCACCCTGCGGAGAAGGAGCACGGCATGGCCTACCGCCCCAGCGACCCGTCGGACCGGTCCACCGGCCGCCCCTGGCGCCGCGCTCGGCAGCTCCACCCCGCGCTGTCCCTGGCCCTCAGCAGCTGCCTGCTGACCGCCGGTCTGCCACTGGCGACGGCCTGGCTGGCCCCCGCCACCGCCCTCGCAGCCACCCCGGCTGCAGCGCGCGACCTCAGCGCCGATGCCAAGGCCGCCGCCGCCGAAACCGTCTTCAACGCCGCCGCCACGCTGGACGCCTTCAAGCGCGAAGCCGACGACCGCCTGCGCGGCCAGCGCCGCCAGATCGAAGGCCTGCAGACCCGCCTGAAGACGGCCGAGGCGCAGCGCCAGACCGACGTCAGCGCCCTGCGCAGCGAACTCGCCCAGGCCCAGGAACGCTTCGTCGCCGAACTGGCCGCACGCGACCGCACCTACGCCCGCGAGATCGCGGTGTTCCGCAGCACGGTCGAGGACATCGCCGCCACGCCCGAAGGCGCTGAAGCCCTGCGGCAGTACAACGCCGGGGACGAAGCCGGTGCGCTGGCGGTGCTGGACAGCCTGGCCGACGCCCGCGAGCAGGCGCGCAAGGCGCGCGCCGCGCTGGAGACGGCCGCCGAGCGCCGCCGCATCGCCACGCTCGCGCTGGATGCCCGCGACAAGGGCAAGGTCGACACGCTGGCGGTAATCAAGCGCTACGAGGAAGTCACCCGCCTCGACCCCGGCTGGCACTGGGACTGGGTGGAACTGAGCCGCCTGTACGCCGAGGCCAACCGTCTCCAGCAGGCCCAGGCTGCGGCGCAGCGCTCGGCGGACACCGCTCAAGACAACCGCGACCTGGCGGTCGCGCTGGACGAACTTGGCAAGCTACTCGCCGCCCAGGGCGACGGCGTCGGCGCCCGCGCACGCTTCGAGGAGAGCCTGGACATCTTTCGGCACCTGGCCGCGGTCAACCCCAGCCTCGACGTCTACCAGCGCGACTTCGCCCACATGCTGCGCAGGCTGGGCGACCTGCTCATCCGCCAGGGTGAGCTCGCTGCCGCCCGCGTGCACCTGCAAGGCAGCCTGGCGATCCGCCAGCGCCTCGCCGCCGCCAACCCCGGTTCGGCCGATGACCAACGCGACCACAGCCTCATCCTGAGCAAGCTGGGCGACCTGCTGCTCGCCGAGGGTGATCCCGCTGCCGCCCGAGCGCACTTCGAGGACAGCCTGGCCATCACGCGGCGCCTGGCCGCCGCACACCCCGGCTCGGCCAACGCGCAGCGCGACCTCAGCATCGGTCTGGAGCGGCTCGGCGACCGGCTCCTCGCCCAGCGGGATCTGGCCGGCGCCCGTGCGCTCTTCGAGGAAGATCTGGCCATCTCCCAGCGCCTGGCCGCGGCCGACCCCGGCTCCGCCAGCGCGCAGCGCGACCTCAGTGTCAGCCTCAACAAGATCGGTGACCTGCTCCTCGCCCAACGCGACTTCTCAGGCGCCCGCGCGCGGTTTCAGGACAGCCTGGCCATCCGCCAGCGCCTGGCCGCCGCCGACCCCGCATCGGCGACCGCACAGCGCGATGTCAGAATCAACCAGAACAGGCTCGGCGACCTGCTGTTTGGCCAGGGCGACCTCGCCGGCGCCCACACCCACTTTCAGGCCAGCCTCGCCATCGCCCAGCGCCTGGCCGCCGCCGACCCCAGCTCGGCGCAGGCGCAGGCGCAACGCGAAGTCTGGCTGACGATGTGGCGGCTGCGGCAGCTGCCGGACAGCGGTATCACCTGGGCGCAGATCGCCCAGGCCATCGAGGCCCAGCAGGCGCGCGGCACGCTCCTGCCGGGGGACCAGCGCTACCTCGACGACGCCCGGCAACGCGCCCAGCGCGAACAGGCCCCGAGCGCCAAGCCGCCCTGACCGCTGCGCCCGCGCCTGCCCCCAAACCCGGCGCCGGCGCACCGGCCACCCTGGCCGCTCATGCCGCTCGGGCCGCGCATACCGCCCGTGCCGCCACATCGCCCGTCGAAACCGGCAATTTCACCCGGTTTACCGCTAAGCTGCCCCCCAAGGCGCCCACCCGACAGCGCCCGCACCCCGCAGCGGAGGA
The Sphaerotilus microaerophilus DNA segment above includes these coding regions:
- a CDS encoding tetratricopeptide repeat protein, producing MAYRPSDPSDRSTGRPWRRARQLHPALSLALSSCLLTAGLPLATAWLAPATALAATPAAARDLSADAKAAAAETVFNAAATLDAFKREADDRLRGQRRQIEGLQTRLKTAEAQRQTDVSALRSELAQAQERFVAELAARDRTYAREIAVFRSTVEDIAATPEGAEALRQYNAGDEAGALAVLDSLADAREQARKARAALETAAERRRIATLALDARDKGKVDTLAVIKRYEEVTRLDPGWHWDWVELSRLYAEANRLQQAQAAAQRSADTAQDNRDLAVALDELGKLLAAQGDGVGARARFEESLDIFRHLAAVNPSLDVYQRDFAHMLRRLGDLLIRQGELAAARVHLQGSLAIRQRLAAANPGSADDQRDHSLILSKLGDLLLAEGDPAAARAHFEDSLAITRRLAAAHPGSANAQRDLSIGLERLGDRLLAQRDLAGARALFEEDLAISQRLAAADPGSASAQRDLSVSLNKIGDLLLAQRDFSGARARFQDSLAIRQRLAAADPASATAQRDVRINQNRLGDLLFGQGDLAGAHTHFQASLAIAQRLAAADPSSAQAQAQREVWLTMWRLRQLPDSGITWAQIAQAIEAQQARGTLLPGDQRYLDDARQRAQREQAPSAKPP
- a CDS encoding calcium:proton antiporter, which translates into the protein MRRPHLNLPPALPLWSLLLPGLGLLALGLAGAFDGAWTLMAAAVGLIAAVLAAVHHAEVVAHRVGEPFGTLVLALAVTVIEVALVVSLMLAGGAQAAALPRDTVFAAIMIVTNGVVGLCLLLGGLRHRVVAFRVDGTGPTLAVLLALSVLTLVLPVYTTSSPGPTFSPAQLALAGVASLVLYGAFVFVQTVRHRDYFLPLPDADGTAPSSSEHAAPPSNAAALAGLALLMLSLVAVVGLAKALAPTLEAGVRAAGAPPGVVGVLVALLVLAPETLAAARAALHNRLQTSLNLALGSGLASIGLTVPVVAALSPWLPFPLQLGLGGKDIVLLVLSFAVATLTLAGGRATVLQGAVHLVLFVVFLFLAVVP
- a CDS encoding DUF1810 domain-containing protein, with amino-acid sequence MPDPHTLQRFVDAQAPVWPQVHAELAAGAKRSHWMWFIFPQLRGLGRSETARFYGIGDLDEARAWWAHPLLGPRLREAFGLLAALPSTLSAEQVLGPVDALKLRSCLTLFEAVAPEEAVLGVLLARWYGGRRDAATQERLGAA
- a CDS encoding class I SAM-dependent methyltransferase; this encodes MHSPTAESRPAAAVSLTEPQKFIVRLRQSLADGSFQRLVLGRPHDAEPSLEKLLARRVLLRGVEHLSMVWRHRTKDITKNLPLDEAVEEVARGVAQQFHHAHLVTRGHDIQLMMSRKGQWGLRIGKVAAPAAGAGAASDEGVADEGATTVTAHDRAKRHALSLDTPFLAELGVTDAQQRLVPAMARKWRQINKFVEVLEHAIAQSPLAQRDAAQPVRVLDFGAGKGYLTFAVHHMLRGAGRVPEVIGVELRPDLTTLCNDAAARLGMAPGQSEDGGSLHFATGDVRSFAARPIDIMIALHACDTATDVAMHRGVLAGAAIILCSPCCHKELRPQMKAPPLLQPMLRHGIHMTEQAEMLTDTLRALLLQASGYDAQVFEFISPEHTSKNKMVLAVRRAQPLPESQRQALLAQVQALKAHYGVAHQALEALLAGAPAEPAGILAAMAREAQA